The following proteins come from a genomic window of Sphaerisporangium rubeum:
- a CDS encoding helix-turn-helix domain-containing protein, which produces MDPNVAELLGIDLSDPEVHRENVAIDRDMRLIEQLVHLRKKLGLTQTQVAERMGRSQAAVSDFERLGGDPHLSTIRRYALALGATVHHIVRQASMEASPTRATPPTIRVTSTMGSVFSASLCSGTTTNASADLVRLGE; this is translated from the coding sequence ATGGATCCCAACGTCGCTGAACTGCTCGGCATCGACCTGAGCGACCCTGAGGTGCACCGCGAGAACGTTGCGATCGACCGCGACATGCGGCTCATCGAGCAACTGGTCCATCTGCGCAAGAAGCTAGGACTGACACAGACCCAGGTAGCCGAGCGGATGGGACGAAGTCAGGCCGCTGTGTCCGACTTCGAGCGTCTCGGTGGTGATCCCCACCTGTCCACCATTCGACGCTACGCTCTGGCTCTCGGTGCAACGGTCCATCACATCGTGCGGCAGGCATCGATGGAGGCATCGCCGACGCGTGCCACCCCGCCGACGATCCGTGTGACAAGCACCATGGGTAGCGTTTTCTCTGCGAGCCTGTGCAGTGGGACCACAACAAACGCATCCGCCGATCTGGTCAGATTGGGCGAGTAA